A single Bacteroidota bacterium DNA region contains:
- a CDS encoding pyruvate dehydrogenase complex E1 component subunit beta has protein sequence MRTIQFREALREALSEEMRKDERVFLMGEEVAEYNGAYKVSQGMLAEFGPKRVIDTPIAELGFAGIGVGAAMNGLRPVIEFMTFNFSLVAIDQVINSAAKMMSMSGGQFTVPIVFRGPTGSAGMLSSQHSQAFDNWYANCPGLKVIVPSNPYDAKGLLKSAIRDNDPVIFMESEQMYGDKGEVPEGEYLLPIGVADIKKEGTDVTIVSFGKIMKVALAAAAELEKEGISAEVIDLRTIRPIDYACIINSVKKTNRLVIVEEAWPLGSIATEVAFKVQREAFDYLDAPVLRVTTADVPLPYAPTLIEASLPNTARVVKAVKDVMYVEK, from the coding sequence GCGAAGAAGTGGCAGAATACAATGGTGCTTACAAAGTAAGTCAAGGAATGTTGGCAGAGTTTGGACCCAAACGCGTAATTGACACCCCCATTGCAGAGCTTGGTTTTGCTGGCATAGGGGTGGGAGCAGCCATGAATGGATTGCGTCCGGTAATTGAGTTTATGACATTCAATTTTTCGTTAGTGGCTATTGATCAAGTAATCAACTCGGCCGCAAAAATGATGTCTATGTCTGGTGGGCAGTTTACTGTTCCTATTGTATTTAGAGGTCCTACAGGTTCGGCAGGCATGCTTAGCTCTCAGCATTCACAAGCATTTGACAACTGGTATGCAAATTGTCCGGGATTAAAAGTAATTGTGCCATCCAATCCATACGATGCCAAAGGCCTTTTAAAATCAGCTATTCGCGATAACGATCCAGTAATATTTATGGAAAGCGAGCAAATGTATGGCGATAAAGGAGAGGTGCCGGAAGGCGAGTATTTATTGCCTATTGGCGTTGCCGATATTAAAAAAGAAGGAACGGATGTAACCATTGTTTCGTTTGGAAAAATTATGAAAGTGGCTTTGGCTGCTGCTGCAGAGTTGGAGAAAGAAGGTATCAGCGCAGAAGTAATAGATTTACGCACTATTCGTCCGATTGATTATGCTTGCATAATTAATTCGGTTAAGAAAACGAATAGATTAGTAATAGTAGAGGAAGCGTGGCCATTGGGTTCCATCGCTACCGAAGTTGCATTTAAAGTACAACGCGAAGCTTTTGATTATTTAGATGCTCCTGTATTACGTGTTACAACTGCTGATGTACCATTGCCGTATGCACCAACTCTAATAGAGGCTTCGTTGCCAAATACAGCAAGAGTTGTAAAAGCGGTAAAGGACGTGATGTACGTGGAGAAATAA
- the clpX gene encoding ATP-dependent Clp protease ATP-binding subunit ClpX, which translates to MAEKDAIRCSFCNRDKQDTVVLIAGINGHICDKCIEQAQRIVKEEMLEKGNTSYVSALTLLKPTEIKKHLDEYVIGQDEAKKVLSVAVYNHYKRILQKTSKSTTDIDDVEIEKSNIVLVGETGTGKTLLARTIARILNVPFCIADATVLTEAGYVGEDVESVLTRLLQAAEFDVAAAERGIVFIDEVDKIARKGDNPSITRDVSGEGVQQGLLKLLEGSVVNVPPQGGRKHPEQKMIQINTRNILFICGGAFDGVDKIIARRVQAQTIGYSTNKEGEAVNKQNLLQYIAPQDLKSFGLIPELIGRLPVLSFLNPLDAPTLRRILTEPKNALTKQYTKLFEIDGVKLSFEPAALDFIVDKAVEFKLGARGLRSICEALMVDTMFETPSTPATKEIVITLDFIKENLSKAILNKLKVA; encoded by the coding sequence GTGGCTGAAAAAGACGCTATTCGTTGCTCCTTTTGCAATAGAGATAAGCAAGACACAGTAGTACTTATTGCGGGTATCAATGGGCATATCTGCGATAAGTGCATTGAACAAGCACAGCGAATTGTAAAGGAAGAAATGCTTGAAAAGGGCAATACTAGCTATGTTTCGGCACTTACACTTTTAAAGCCAACCGAAATTAAAAAACATCTTGACGAATATGTGATTGGTCAAGATGAAGCCAAAAAAGTATTGTCGGTAGCGGTGTACAACCATTACAAACGTATTTTACAAAAAACATCGAAAAGTACTACCGATATTGATGATGTAGAGATTGAGAAATCGAACATTGTTTTAGTTGGAGAAACCGGCACCGGAAAAACTTTACTGGCGCGTACTATTGCTAGAATATTGAACGTGCCGTTCTGTATAGCAGATGCAACGGTTCTTACCGAGGCTGGTTATGTGGGCGAGGATGTAGAAAGTGTTTTAACTCGTTTGTTGCAAGCTGCCGAATTTGATGTGGCAGCAGCAGAAAGAGGAATTGTTTTTATTGATGAAGTAGATAAAATAGCACGCAAGGGCGATAATCCTTCTATTACGCGCGATGTATCGGGCGAGGGCGTGCAACAAGGATTATTAAAGCTATTGGAAGGTTCTGTGGTAAACGTTCCTCCGCAAGGTGGACGTAAGCATCCGGAACAAAAAATGATTCAAATAAATACCAGAAATATTTTATTCATTTGCGGTGGCGCGTTTGACGGGGTTGATAAAATTATTGCACGTAGAGTGCAAGCTCAAACCATTGGATACTCTACTAACAAAGAAGGAGAAGCTGTAAACAAACAAAATTTATTACAATACATTGCACCGCAAGATTTAAAATCATTTGGGTTAATACCTGAATTGATAGGTCGTTTGCCGGTACTGTCTTTCCTCAATCCATTAGATGCACCAACGTTGCGTAGAATTTTAACCGAACCTAAAAACGCACTTACAAAACAATATACAAAGCTGTTTGAAATTGATGGTGTAAAACTTTCATTCGAACCTGCAGCACTTGATTTTATTGTAGATAAAGCCGTTGAATTTAAATTAGGCGCTCGTGGATTACGTTCTATTTGCGAAGCTTTGATGGTGGACACTATGTTTGAAACGCCATCTACTCCTGCTACCAAGGAGATTGTAATTACATTAGACTTTATTAAGGAAAATCTTTCTAAGGCTATTTTAAACAAGTTGAAAGTAGCGTAA
- the clpP gene encoding ATP-dependent Clp endopeptidase proteolytic subunit ClpP has product MFPKDEFQKYATKHMGINSLTLDKYRSSLTPYIIEERQLNVAQMDVFSRLMMDRIIFLGTGINDQVANIIQAQLLFLESVDAKKDIQIYLNSPGGSVYAGLGIYDTMQYIAPDVATICTGMAASMGAVLMCAGAKGKRTSLKHARIMIHQPLGGAEGQASDIEITAREIQKLKKELYEIIAKHSNQTYDKVWADSDRDYWMTAEEAKAYGMIDEILIRTNK; this is encoded by the coding sequence ATGTTTCCAAAAGACGAATTTCAAAAATATGCTACAAAGCATATGGGCATCAATAGCCTTACACTAGATAAATACAGATCATCTTTAACTCCCTATATCATTGAGGAGCGCCAGTTAAACGTTGCCCAAATGGACGTTTTCTCTCGTTTGATGATGGATAGAATTATTTTCTTGGGCACAGGTATTAACGACCAAGTTGCTAATATTATTCAAGCTCAATTACTTTTCTTAGAATCGGTTGATGCTAAAAAAGACATTCAAATTTATTTAAATTCTCCAGGAGGCTCTGTTTATGCAGGTTTGGGGATATATGACACGATGCAATACATTGCACCCGATGTAGCAACTATTTGTACCGGAATGGCAGCATCTATGGGCGCTGTGTTAATGTGTGCAGGTGCAAAAGGAAAGCGTACCAGCTTAAAACATGCGCGTATCATGATTCACCAACCGCTTGGTGGTGCCGAAGGACAAGCATCCGATATTGAAATTACAGCTCGCGAAATTCAAAAATTAAAGAAAGAGTTGTATGAAATTATTGCAAAGCACAGCAACCAAACATACGATAAGGTATGGGCTGATAGCGACCGTGATTACTGGATGACAGCCGAAGAAGCGAAAGCATACGGAATGATTGATGAGATTTTAATTAGAACTAATAAATAA
- the tig gene encoding trigger factor: MDIVKENVDALNAVIKVKVAKDDYLPQYETAIKNYQRKAAMPGFRPGKVPTGMIKKMYGKAILADELNKLLSNSLQKYISENNLEILGNPLPKAEEQPKDFDVVQDFEFLYELGLAPQFAVDISKKHTYNYETIKIDDALLSKYTEDIRKRYGNIQNPEQIEDQDLVVCDFVELDANNEILAGGIFKTSSIATDRIINPTIKAKFIGLKKDDKVVANVRDLSNNTTDISAMLGIDKAKAENINANFQLTIKNIGRVFPADANQELFDKLYGPGAVTSVEEFHNKIREELALTFIEDSDRKLKNDIAEDLLSKLNINLPDEFLKRWLMTVNEKPLTYEQVSKEYDMYSKSLKWQLIENKILKDFQIKVSTDEATDYVKGAVRAQLAKMGHLGMGDEEIDNTAKRVLENEEEVKRVFDKLYNDKVLKLFKESFTIVNKEVSYEDFYKLDKK; the protein is encoded by the coding sequence ATGGATATTGTAAAAGAAAATGTAGATGCATTAAATGCGGTTATTAAAGTAAAAGTAGCAAAGGACGATTACTTACCTCAATATGAAACAGCTATAAAGAATTATCAGAGAAAAGCTGCAATGCCCGGTTTTAGACCAGGTAAAGTGCCTACAGGAATGATCAAAAAAATGTATGGCAAAGCAATTTTGGCTGATGAATTAAATAAGCTTCTTAGCAATTCACTGCAAAAATATATTTCAGAAAACAACCTTGAAATACTTGGAAATCCGCTTCCTAAGGCCGAAGAGCAGCCCAAAGATTTTGATGTAGTGCAAGATTTTGAATTTTTATACGAATTAGGACTGGCTCCTCAATTTGCCGTAGATATTTCTAAAAAACACACCTACAATTACGAAACAATTAAGATAGACGATGCTCTATTAAGCAAATACACAGAAGATATTCGCAAGCGTTACGGAAATATCCAAAACCCCGAGCAAATAGAAGACCAAGATTTGGTGGTTTGTGATTTTGTGGAATTAGATGCAAACAACGAAATTTTAGCAGGAGGTATTTTCAAAACCTCATCCATTGCTACTGACAGAATTATTAATCCTACAATCAAAGCTAAATTCATTGGTCTTAAAAAAGACGATAAAGTGGTTGCGAATGTTAGAGATTTATCTAATAATACAACCGACATATCCGCTATGTTGGGCATAGATAAAGCAAAAGCAGAAAATATAAATGCAAATTTCCAACTGACGATTAAAAATATTGGTCGTGTATTTCCGGCAGACGCTAATCAAGAGTTGTTTGATAAATTGTATGGTCCGGGTGCAGTAACTAGTGTAGAGGAGTTTCACAATAAAATTAGGGAGGAACTGGCCCTAACCTTCATCGAAGACAGCGATCGCAAGCTAAAAAATGACATAGCAGAAGATTTACTAAGTAAGCTAAATATTAATTTGCCGGATGAATTTTTGAAAAGATGGTTAATGACTGTTAACGAGAAGCCGTTAACGTACGAGCAGGTTAGCAAGGAATACGATATGTATTCAAAAAGCTTGAAGTGGCAATTGATTGAGAATAAAATTTTAAAAGATTTTCAAATTAAGGTTTCTACCGATGAAGCTACAGACTATGTAAAAGGGGCTGTTCGCGCACAATTAGCAAAAATGGGACATTTAGGAATGGGCGATGAAGAGATTGATAATACTGCTAAACGTGTATTGGAAAACGAAGAGGAGGTAAAACGCGTGTTTGATAAGCTATACAACGATAAAGTACTTAAACTATTTAAGGAATCATTTACAATTGTAAATAAAGAGGTTTCTTACGAAGATTTCTATAAATTAGATAAAAAATAA
- a CDS encoding DUF2147 domain-containing protein, with amino-acid sequence MKFIHTLLIIVLVTLGMSAQSVVGKWKTIDDKTGKPKSVVEIFEKNGKLYGKIIKLFRTPQEDQDPICDKCDDDRKNKKIINMEIIRDMKKDGDEWEDGTIMDPNNGTVYDCKLWLEGGNLKVRGYVLFVYRTQTWLPYKE; translated from the coding sequence ATGAAATTTATACACACCTTACTAATCATAGTTCTTGTCACACTAGGTATGTCTGCTCAATCGGTGGTGGGCAAATGGAAAACAATAGACGACAAAACAGGGAAACCAAAATCAGTGGTTGAAATTTTTGAGAAAAATGGAAAGTTGTATGGCAAAATAATTAAGCTTTTTCGCACGCCACAAGAAGACCAAGACCCTATTTGCGACAAATGCGATGACGACCGCAAAAACAAAAAAATAATTAACATGGAAATAATCCGCGATATGAAAAAAGATGGTGATGAATGGGAAGACGGAACAATCATGGATCCGAATAATGGTACTGTTTACGATTGCAAATTATGGCTTGAAGGTGGCAATTTAAAAGTACGCGGATATGTGCTGTTTGTATATAGAACGCAAACTTGGCTGCCGTACAAAGAATAA
- a CDS encoding acyl-CoA dehydrogenase family protein: MNFELSENQQMIADMIRKFGEEHIKPKLMEWDESQEFPIEVFKKLGDLGLMGVLVPTEYGGSGFGYFEYVTAIIELSKICGSIGLSMAAHNSLCTGHILQFGNEEQKKKYLPKLASAEWIGAWGLTEVNTGSDAGGMLTTAVPDGDYYVLNGSKNFITHAITGSVAVVIARTGAKGDSHGMTAFIVEKGTPGFKSGRKENKLGMRASETAELIFENCRVHKSQIMGNVGDGFIQAMKVLDGGRISIASLSCGIARGAYEASVKYAKEREQFGQPIANFQAIAFKIADMATQIEAAELLTFKAADLKNRHMKVTKEGAFAKYYASEIAVKVSNEAVQIFGGYGYTKDFPAEKYYRDSKLCTIGEGTSEIQKLVIAREILKG, from the coding sequence ATAAATTTTGAGTTAAGCGAAAATCAGCAAATGATAGCTGATATGATTCGTAAGTTTGGGGAAGAACATATTAAGCCTAAACTAATGGAATGGGACGAATCCCAAGAATTTCCTATCGAAGTTTTTAAAAAACTTGGCGACCTAGGATTAATGGGAGTTTTAGTGCCAACAGAATATGGAGGCTCTGGTTTTGGTTATTTTGAGTACGTTACAGCAATCATAGAATTATCTAAAATATGCGGTTCCATTGGTTTGTCCATGGCGGCTCATAACTCGCTTTGTACAGGCCATATTTTGCAATTTGGAAACGAAGAGCAAAAGAAAAAATATTTACCAAAGCTGGCTAGTGCCGAATGGATTGGTGCTTGGGGCTTAACAGAAGTAAACACAGGCTCTGATGCAGGAGGAATGCTTACTACAGCCGTTCCTGATGGAGATTATTATGTGTTGAATGGGTCTAAAAATTTTATTACACATGCTATAACAGGCAGTGTGGCTGTGGTAATTGCACGTACCGGTGCAAAAGGCGATTCGCACGGAATGACAGCATTCATTGTTGAGAAAGGCACGCCAGGCTTTAAAAGCGGGCGTAAAGAAAATAAATTGGGTATGCGTGCTTCCGAAACAGCGGAGCTTATTTTTGAAAATTGCCGTGTTCACAAAAGCCAAATAATGGGCAATGTAGGGGATGGTTTTATACAAGCCATGAAAGTATTAGATGGTGGTAGAATTTCTATTGCATCGTTATCATGCGGTATTGCAAGAGGTGCGTATGAAGCATCTGTAAAATATGCTAAAGAGAGAGAACAGTTTGGTCAACCTATTGCCAATTTCCAAGCCATTGCATTTAAAATAGCTGATATGGCTACTCAAATAGAAGCCGCAGAGCTGCTTACCTTTAAGGCAGCTGATTTGAAGAACAGGCACATGAAAGTTACCAAAGAAGGGGCTTTTGCAAAGTATTATGCTTCCGAAATAGCTGTTAAGGTATCTAACGAGGCTGTTCAAATTTTTGGCGGATATGGCTATACAAAAGACTTTCCGGCAGAAAAATATTACAGAGATTCTAAACTTTGCACCATTGGAGAAGGTACATCAGAAATTCAAAAATTGGTAATTGCCCGAGAAATATTGAAAGGGTAG
- a CDS encoding adenine phosphoribosyltransferase, with protein MLEKRIKSTIRDIPNFPKEGIIFKDITPILKDTVLCEDITIELKNRFLEQPIHAVVGIESRGFLFGFKLATLLNVPFVMVRKPGKLPYKKIAQSYDLEYGSATVEMQLDEIKKGANVLIHDDLLATGGTAEAAAKLIHQQEGNIIGFCFLIELGFLKGREKLNNYSPKIVSLVNY; from the coding sequence ATGCTTGAAAAACGAATAAAATCAACCATTAGAGACATTCCTAATTTCCCAAAAGAAGGAATTATTTTTAAAGACATTACACCCATCTTAAAGGATACAGTTCTTTGCGAAGACATAACTATCGAACTTAAAAATAGATTTTTAGAACAGCCTATACATGCGGTTGTGGGAATCGAGAGCAGAGGTTTTTTGTTTGGATTTAAATTAGCAACATTGCTCAATGTGCCATTTGTAATGGTTCGCAAGCCGGGTAAGTTGCCCTATAAAAAAATTGCTCAATCGTACGATTTGGAATATGGCAGCGCAACAGTAGAAATGCAATTGGACGAAATAAAAAAAGGAGCCAATGTCTTAATTCATGACGATTTACTTGCCACTGGCGGTACTGCCGAAGCAGCTGCAAAACTTATTCATCAACAAGAGGGAAATATAATTGGGTTCTGTTTCCTAATAGAATTAGGGTTCTTAAAAGGTCGCGAAAAATTGAACAACTATTCTCCGAAAATTGTTAGTTTAGTTAATTATTGA
- a CDS encoding helix-hairpin-helix domain-containing protein: protein MKSFFRKYVSYTNQEKRGIWIALLIVISIATIYFFSDYVSSSSDPTLIDTSFQSEINSLKRTKELVDEQEAATPTDSTSIEGANNNYFRFNPNHLSKEEWRKLGVSERIVNNIQKYEQAGGSFKNKLDLKKIYGFSEQLYCKLEPYIYIENDSTLTAQRAGIPLDKKGSFKNLIDVNTADTNQLKSLKGIGSKLADRIIKYRNSLGGFYTKTQLKEVYGITSDTYNLIEPSITVSVEGLAKLNINTAEKDALAKHPYIKYKLANLLILYRTQHGNYHTKEDIKNIVVINDSIYSKLAPYISL from the coding sequence ATGAAAAGTTTTTTTAGAAAATACGTTAGCTATACAAACCAAGAGAAACGGGGTATTTGGATTGCATTGCTTATCGTAATTTCTATAGCAACAATTTATTTTTTTTCTGACTATGTTTCTTCTTCATCCGATCCAACTCTTATAGACACCTCCTTTCAATCCGAGATAAATAGTCTTAAAAGAACGAAAGAATTGGTCGATGAGCAAGAAGCTGCCACTCCAACAGATTCCACTTCTATAGAAGGAGCTAACAACAATTACTTTAGATTCAATCCCAATCATCTATCCAAGGAAGAGTGGCGTAAATTAGGAGTTTCAGAGCGCATTGTAAACAACATTCAAAAATACGAGCAAGCGGGAGGTAGTTTTAAAAATAAGCTTGATTTAAAAAAAATATACGGGTTTTCAGAACAACTGTATTGCAAGTTGGAGCCATACATTTATATCGAAAACGACTCTACATTAACTGCGCAAAGAGCCGGAATTCCATTGGACAAAAAGGGGAGTTTTAAAAATTTAATTGATGTGAATACGGCCGATACCAATCAATTAAAATCGTTAAAAGGTATTGGCAGTAAATTGGCCGACAGAATTATTAAATACAGAAATTCATTAGGTGGGTTTTATACAAAAACACAACTTAAAGAAGTGTATGGAATCACATCAGATACCTATAACCTAATAGAACCTTCTATTACTGTAAGTGTTGAAGGGCTTGCCAAGTTAAATATAAATACAGCCGAAAAAGACGCATTGGCAAAGCATCCGTACATAAAATACAAACTTGCAAATTTGCTCATACTATACAGAACTCAACATGGCAACTACCATACAAAAGAAGATATAAAGAATATTGTTGTGATAAATGACAGTATTTACAGTAAATTAGCCCCTTATATTAGCTTGTAA
- a CDS encoding amino acid permease, which produces MSKLFAKKSIESLLHEASDETGGLKRSLSATSLVALGIGAIIGAGLFVRTAAAAADHAGPSVTIGFIVAAIGCALAGLCYAEFASMIPIAGSAYTYSYATMGEFVAWIIGWDLVLEYALGAATVAIAWSEYLNNLCTNVFGFTIPYQWCHSPFQSSLDGVSGIINIPALVIIFLLSLVLIRGTKESAFVNGLIVIVKVVIVILFIALGWGYINPANHTPYIPENTGVFGSFGWSGIVSAAGIVFFAFIGFDAVSTAAQEAKNPKRDMPIGILVSLAICTVLYILFAHVLTGIANYKEFQVAGKEASVAYVINTYMPEYGWLATSVTVAILAGFSSVILVMLLGQSRVFYSMSKDGLIPKIFSDLHPKYRTPHKSNLLFFLFVGVFAAFVPGDIVGDMTSIGTLFAFVLVCIGVLVMRKTNPDMPRPFKTPLVPIVPILGVLVCLAMIYGLGTENWMRLFIWLAIGMAIYFGYSRKHSKVGNKK; this is translated from the coding sequence ATGTCAAAATTATTTGCAAAAAAATCTATAGAGAGTTTACTCCACGAGGCATCTGATGAAACAGGAGGCTTAAAGCGCTCATTAAGCGCAACAAGCCTTGTGGCTTTAGGTATTGGAGCTATTATAGGAGCAGGTTTGTTTGTTAGAACAGCAGCAGCAGCAGCAGATCATGCCGGACCTTCAGTTACTATCGGATTTATTGTAGCCGCTATAGGATGTGCCCTAGCAGGATTATGCTACGCAGAGTTTGCGTCAATGATTCCTATTGCAGGTAGCGCTTATACCTATTCGTATGCAACGATGGGAGAGTTTGTAGCTTGGATTATTGGCTGGGATTTGGTGTTGGAGTATGCATTGGGTGCGGCTACGGTGGCTATTGCGTGGTCAGAGTATTTGAATAATTTATGTACCAATGTATTTGGCTTTACAATACCCTATCAGTGGTGCCACTCTCCTTTTCAGTCATCGCTAGATGGCGTAAGTGGAATAATTAATATTCCTGCATTAGTTATTATATTCTTGCTCTCTCTTGTGTTAATAAGGGGTACAAAAGAATCTGCTTTTGTAAATGGCCTTATTGTGATAGTAAAAGTGGTGATTGTTATTTTGTTCATTGCTCTTGGTTGGGGCTATATCAATCCGGCTAACCACACACCGTATATACCTGAAAATACGGGTGTTTTTGGTTCGTTTGGCTGGAGTGGAATTGTGAGTGCCGCAGGAATTGTATTCTTTGCATTTATTGGTTTTGATGCAGTTTCTACTGCTGCACAAGAAGCAAAAAATCCTAAGAGAGACATGCCAATAGGAATATTGGTATCATTAGCCATTTGTACTGTTTTGTACATTTTGTTTGCGCACGTTCTTACCGGGATTGCTAACTACAAAGAATTTCAAGTGGCAGGAAAAGAAGCTTCTGTTGCATATGTTATAAACACTTACATGCCCGAGTACGGTTGGTTGGCAACCTCTGTAACCGTAGCTATTTTGGCAGGATTTTCGTCTGTAATTTTAGTGATGTTGTTAGGTCAATCGCGTGTATTTTACTCTATGTCAAAAGATGGATTGATACCAAAAATATTTTCTGATTTACATCCAAAGTACCGTACACCGCACAAATCAAACCTCTTGTTCTTTTTGTTTGTAGGTGTTTTTGCAGCATTTGTTCCGGGCGATATTGTTGGAGATATGACAAGTATAGGAACACTCTTTGCATTTGTACTAGTATGTATTGGCGTGTTGGTAATGCGTAAAACAAACCCTGATATGCCTCGTCCGTTTAAAACGCCCTTGGTTCCTATTGTTCCAATATTGGGTGTGCTGGTTTGTTTGGCCATGATTTACGGATTAGGTACCGAAAATTGGATGCGTCTATTTATTTGGTTGGCAATTGGAATGGCAATCTACTTTGGATATAGCCGTAAACACAGTAAAGTAGGGAATAAAAAATAA
- the nhaD gene encoding sodium:proton antiporter NhaD: MQILLISIFVIGYLAIALEHTIKLNKAASALLTGVLCWAVLALTMNTTEGTHAASEKLVEHLGELSGILFFLMGAMTIVELIDAHDGFMVITDKIKTANARKMLWIIALVSFVLSAVLDNLTTAIVMVSLLKKLIDDKKTRLLFVGIVVIACNSGGAWSPIGDVTTTMLWIGGQITSTNIMLKLILPSLVCLLVPLSVLTLLIKGNVTRPIAVSGTRSTSSTHKERNLVFFAGLGSLLFTPIFKSITHLPPFMGVLFGLGILWIITEYIHHGKNEEDKDNFSVVHALRKIDVPSILFFLGILMAISALQTEGILSELAMFMNTTIGDNTVIVLLIGLLSAIVDNVPLVAATMGMYDLATFPTDSFMWEFIAYCAGTGGSILIIGSAAGVAAMGIEKIDFMWYLKKIGWLAALGYFSGALVYIGQSLLGF, encoded by the coding sequence ATGCAGATATTGCTTATATCCATATTTGTTATCGGTTATTTAGCCATTGCGCTAGAGCATACCATAAAATTAAACAAGGCCGCTAGTGCACTACTAACTGGTGTATTGTGTTGGGCTGTGTTGGCTCTAACGATGAATACGACTGAAGGCACACACGCTGCATCAGAAAAACTTGTAGAACATTTGGGCGAATTATCGGGGATTTTGTTTTTCCTGATGGGCGCTATGACTATCGTTGAATTGATAGATGCACACGATGGTTTTATGGTTATAACAGACAAAATCAAAACCGCCAATGCTCGAAAAATGCTGTGGATAATAGCTCTTGTGAGTTTTGTGCTTTCTGCAGTGTTAGACAACCTTACAACAGCCATCGTAATGGTTTCTTTATTGAAAAAATTAATTGACGATAAAAAAACACGCTTGCTTTTTGTTGGAATTGTTGTGATTGCCTGCAACTCAGGTGGGGCGTGGAGTCCTATTGGAGATGTTACCACTACAATGCTTTGGATTGGCGGGCAAATTACCAGTACCAATATTATGCTAAAACTCATTTTACCTAGTTTAGTATGTTTACTTGTACCGTTGAGCGTACTAACATTATTGATAAAAGGAAATGTAACCCGTCCGATAGCTGTATCCGGCACTAGAAGCACTTCATCAACACATAAGGAAAGAAATCTTGTTTTTTTTGCTGGCCTAGGTTCTTTATTGTTTACCCCGATTTTCAAATCGATTACTCATTTGCCTCCATTTATGGGCGTTCTGTTTGGCTTAGGTATTTTGTGGATTATTACCGAATACATTCATCATGGTAAAAATGAAGAAGACAAAGACAATTTTTCTGTAGTGCATGCTTTGCGAAAAATTGATGTCCCTAGCATCTTGTTTTTTCTAGGAATATTAATGGCAATATCGGCATTACAAACTGAAGGCATTTTGTCGGAATTGGCAATGTTTATGAATACTACAATTGGAGACAACACCGTTATTGTACTCTTAATTGGGTTATTGTCTGCTATAGTAGATAATGTTCCGTTGGTAGCTGCAACTATGGGAATGTACGATTTAGCTACATTCCCGACTGATAGTTTTATGTGGGAGTTTATAGCTTATTGTGCCGGCACAGGAGGCAGTATTTTAATTATCGGCTCTGCTGCAGGAGTTGCTGCCATGGGAATAGAGAAAATTGATTTTATGTGGTATCTAAAAAAAATAGGCTGGTTGGCAGCATTGGGTTATTTCTCGGGTGCGCTTGTGTATATTGGGCAGTCTCTATTAGGATTTTAA